One part of the Musa acuminata AAA Group cultivar baxijiao chromosome BXJ1-5, Cavendish_Baxijiao_AAA, whole genome shotgun sequence genome encodes these proteins:
- the LOC135674285 gene encoding thioredoxin-like 3-3, with translation MVEEGKGELQKDSGEEETGLRLPTNRHGNLSSASSDARLKDSLQTIKSSKNSAVVYYGASWCRVCTKILPAFCKLSNEFKNLMFVYADIDECPETTQSIRYTPTFHFYRDGERVDEMLGAGEERLHDRLWLHS, from the exons ATGGTGGAAGAAGGAAAGGGCGAGTTGCAGAAGGACAGTGGAGAGGAAGAAACCGGTCTAAGACTCCCAACCAATCGCCATGGTAACCTCAGCAGCGCCTCCAGCGATGCTCGTCTCAAAGACTCCTTGCAAACCATTAAATCCTCCAAGAATTCT GCTGTCGTGTACTACGGTGCTTCCTG GTGCCGAGTATGCACCAAGATCCTTCCGGCCTTCTGTAAGCTGAGCAATGAGTTCAAAAACCTCATGTTCgtctatgccgatattgatgaatgTCCTGAAACGACACAAAGCATACGCTATACACCAACTTTCCATTTTTATCGAGATGGAGAGAGAGTTGATGAGATGCTTGGTGCAGGAGAAGAGAGACTACACGACCGGCTCTGGTTACATTCTTAA
- the LOC135674283 gene encoding uncharacterized protein LOC135674283, translated as MASAESNSIESPMISKKDPAWKYNYLKDPKDPNAVTCIFCDKTTRGGIFRAKQHLVGNFKNAAACKKCPPEVKEELLNYMNEKKTQKNESYGNLPEDNVEHIRDEEEDYSTSINPSEKRVYDKKGKEVMSTKKGRKGPMDLYMLQGSQKQQGQAGGSKLRQTNISDACDKEIRGRTIQHIARFFYQAGLPLSTTRLDSFKDMIEAIGRYGAGLKPPSYYEMRVSLLQKELNYTNDLLKGHKESWATHGCSIMSDVWTDRRRRSIINFMVNCSLGTMFVKSIDASSFVKSGDKIYDLLDNFVEEIGEQNIVQIITDNGSNYVLAGKLLESKRQHLYWTPCAAHCIDLMLEDIGKILAIKKTLERAIFVVGFLYNHIGALNMMREFTGNKELVRHGVTRFATSFLTLQSVHRQKHTLRNMFTSEKWVTSKWAKEAKGKRAADIILMPSFWNHIVYILKVMGPLVRVLRLVDNENKPAMGYIYEAMDRAKETIKRSFNENEEKYEKIFTIIDERWNCQLHRPLHAAGYYLNPEFFYKIKSVGFDAEVLGGLYQCVARLVPSIEVQDKIIHELSLYKNAEGFFGIPIAVRSRTTTSPAEWWSLFGNSTPNLQKFAVKVLSLTCSASGCERNWSVFEHIHSKRRNRLEHQRLHDLVYIKYNQALKTRHDLKNRFDSISLQDIDDSNEWLIGEMGANLQDAEDELVFEDDRLTWGDVARASGAGELQTYTRQMSKRKMSAKASSSAPAIVEDIENETYLDEEEGIEEQEEEDEFNEDDLCENDDNIDYDE; from the exons atggcaagtgcagaaagcaactcaatagagtctccaatgatatcaaaaaaagatcctgcgtggaagtataattatttgaaggatccgaaagatcctaatgcagtgacttgcatattctgcgataagactaccagaggtggtatttttcgtgcaaaacaacatctagtaggaaatttcaagaatgcagcagcttgcaaaaaatgtccacctgaggtaaaagaagagttgctgaattatatgaatgaaaagaagacacaaaagaatgaatcttatgggaatttaccagaagacaatgttgaacatatcagagatgaagaagaagattattctacgagtattaacccaagtgaaaaaagagtatacgacaaaaagggaaaagaagttatgagtactaaaaaaggtagaaaaggaccgatggatctatatatgcttcaaggatcccagaaacaacaagggcaagcaggaggctcaaaattgagacaaacaaatataagtgatgcttgtgataaagaaataagaggaagaacaattcagcacattgctcgcttcttctatcaggctggtcttccccttagtacaactcgtttagacagttttaaggatatgattgaagctattggaagatatggtgcaggattaaaacctccaagttattatgagatgcgagtttcattgctgcaaaaagagttgaattatacaaatgacttactaaagggtcataaagaatcatgggcaacacatggttgctctattatgtcagatgtttggactgataggaggcgcaggagtataattaattttatggttaattgttctttagggactatgtttgtgaagtcaatagatgcttcatcttttgtaaaatctggagacaagatatatgatttacttgacaacttcgtggaagaaattggagaacaaaatatcgttcaaatcataaccgacaatggaagcaactatgttttagctg gtaaattgcttgaatcaaaaagacaacacttgtattggactccatgtgcagcacattgtattgatttaatgttggaagatattggaaagatcttagcaatcaagaaaaccttagaaagggcaatttttgttgttggatttctttataatcacattggggctttgaatatgatgagagaatttacagggaataaagaattagtgagacatggtgttacccgatttgctacttcattcttgacattacagagcgtgcatcgtcaaaaacatactctgagaaatatgtttacctctgagaaatgggtgacaagcaaatgggcaaaagaagcaaaaggcaagagggctgctgatatcatcttaatgccatccttttggaatcatatagtttatatattaaaggtaatgggccctcttgttcgagtccttcgattggtggataatgaaaataagcctgcaatgggatatatttatgaggctatggatagagcaaaggagacgattaaaagatcttttaatgaaaatgaagaaaaatatgagaaaatttttacaatcattgacgaaagatggaattgtcaacttcatcgtcccttgcatgcagcaggatattatttgaaccctgaattcttttataagattaaatctgttggatttgatgcagaagttttgggtgggttatatcagtgtgttgcaagattagttcccagcattgaggttcaagataagattattcatgaattatctttatataaaaatgctgaaggtttttttggaattccaattgccgttcgatccaggacaactacctctccag ctgaatggtggagtctatttggaaattccaccccgaacttacagaaatttgctgtcaaagtacttagtttgacatgtagtgcttcgggttgtgagcgaaactggagtgtctttgagcat attcactcgaagagaagaaatcggttagaacatcaacgattgcacgatcttgtttacataaagtataatcaagctttgaagactcgtcatgatttgaaaaatagatttgattcaatctcattgcaagatattgatgattcaaatgagtggttaataggagaaatgggtgctaacttgcaagatgctgaagacgagcttgtatttgaagatgatagattgacgtggggagatgtggcaagagcttcaggtgctggagaattacaaacatatacaagacagatgtcaaagagaaaaatgagtgcaaaagcatcaagctcggctcctgctattgttgaagacatagagaatgaaacatatcttgatgaagaggaaggaatcgaagaacaagaggaagaagacgaatttaatgaagatgatttgtgtgaaaatgacgataatattgattatgatgaatga
- the LOC135674286 gene encoding uncharacterized protein LOC135674286: protein MATTVTVSSFKFPSSSGRSYNTRENITSVIASAYGSTSLVSLPKVSTSAASLRRRRNLPGASSEGIPTELAEDPKFVPLSSDDPIYGPPALLLMGFEEDEMEKIQMLLKELDGEFLKVIYCTEDMIKQTVWDAMHTEQINLVDVKIAKSLPRLCILSGLSGEEMIMFIDAFPEIGLQPAVFAALVPNSADKLLGDVIDEIMGDHEMMSGKQSS, encoded by the exons ATGGCTACTACAGTTACGGTGTCTAGCTTCAAGTTTCCATCGTCTTCCGGTCGATCCTACAATACCCGAGAAAACATTACCTCTGTAATCGCCTCCGCCTATGGTTCCACTTCGCTTGTCTCTTTGCCAAAAGTAAGCACCTCAGCTGCCTCCTTGAGAAGGCGCAGGAACTTACCAGGAGCGTCCTCTGAAG GTATTCCTACTGAATTAGCTGAAGACCCCAAATTTGTTCCTTTAAGTTCTGATGACCCTATCTATGGTCCACCA GCTTTACTGCTTATGGGATTTGAAGAAGATGAAATGGAAAAG ATTCAAATGCTTCTAAAAGAGCTTGATGGTGAATTTTTGAAG GTTATTTATTGTACTGAGGATATGATTAAGCAGACAGTTTGGGATGCAATGCACACTGAACAGATCAATTTAGTAGATGTTAAG ATTGCGAAATCTTTACCCAGATTATGCATTTTGTCAGGACTAAGTGGTGAGGAGATGATAATGTTTATTGATGCATTTCCAGAAATTG GATTGCAACCGGCGGTTTTTGCAGCCCTCGTTCCTAACAGCGCAGATAAACTTCTTGGAGATGTTATCGACGAAATTATGGGGGATCATGAAATGATG TCAGGAAAGCAGTCAAGTTAG
- the LOC135674287 gene encoding very-long-chain aldehyde decarbonylase GL1-10-like isoform X2 codes for MRNSFSLATEDIPLPTISVHIQPVTSLTSGSFPPPSLPPPPPLIGEAEVLKARSFLIIPTFPGAGVPLADLALADLSSLPSPLSPDMLPYATLEDAEAALGRSLTAVEALWLRYSARMPDYLLYCHNILFLLVIFSLAPLPLTLIELCLPAAVSPYKLQPKLVGIRTGLPLPSLWEVAAQLGVYFLVEDYGNYWIHRLMHGKWGYEKIHHVHHEFTAPIGFAAPYAHWAEVLLLGIPSFVGPAIAPCHMITFWIWIALRQLEAIETHSGYDFPLSPTKFIPFYGGAEYHDYHHYVGGQSQSNFASVFTYCDYIYGTDKGYRYHKACLTKLKEQQGNGRLNGEVNGFINYGQKSE; via the exons ATGCGTAATTCTTTCTCCCTCGCAACTGAAGATATTCCACTCCCCACGATTTCGGTACATATACAACCCGTCACCTCCCTCACCTCCGGCTCCTTTCCGCCACCGTCACTACCTCCACCTCCCCCTTTGATAGGAGAAGCGGAGGTCCTAAAAGCGCGATCTTTCCTGATAATTCCAACATTCCCGGGGGCGGGGGTCCCTCTCGCGGATCTCGCTCTCGCCGACTTGTCTTCTCTACCTTCTCCGCTGTCGCCGGACATGTTGCCGTACGCGACGTTGGAGGATGCGGAGGCGGCGCTAGGGCGGAGCCTCACCGCCGTGGAGGCTCTATGGTTACGCTATTCCGCCCGGATGCCCGACTACCTCCTCTACTGCCACAATATCCTCTTCCTGCTCGTCATCTTCAGCCTCGCCCCCCTCCCGCTTACCTTGATCGAGCTCTGCCTCCCCGCCGCCGTCTCCCCCTACAAGCTCCAGCCCAAG CTTGTGGGGATACGGACCGGGTTGCCGCTGCCGTCGTTGTGGGAGGTGGCAGCGCAGCTGGGGGTGTATTTCTTGGTGGAAGACTACGGCAACTACTGGATCCACCGGCTGATGCACGGCAAGTGGGGGTACGAGAAGATCCACCACGTCCACCACGAATTCACCGCGCCCATCGGCTTTGCCGCTCCCTACGCGCACTGGGCGGAGGTTCTCCTCCTCGGGATCCCCTCCTTCGTTGGGCCGGCCATCGCCCCCTGCCACATGATCACCTTCTGGATCTGGATCGCCCTCCGCCAGCTTGAGGCCATCGAAACCCACAGCGG ATATGACTTTCCTTTAAGTCCCACAAAGTTTATCCCCTTCTATGGAGGAGCAGAGTATCATGATTATCATCACTATGTTGGAGGACAAAGCCAAAGTAACTTTGCTTCCGTGTTCACCTACTGTGATTACATATATGGGACCGACAAG GGATACAGATACCACAAGGCATGCCTAACAAAG TTGAAGGAGCAGCAGGGAAATGGTCGCCTGAATGGGGAAGTTAATGGTTTCATCAACTACGGCCAGAAATCTGAGTAG
- the LOC135674287 gene encoding very-long-chain aldehyde decarbonylase GL1-10-like isoform X1 has protein sequence MRNSFSLATEDIPLPTISVHIQPVTSLTSGSFPPPSLPPPPPLIGEAEVLKARSFLIIPTFPGAGVPLADLALADLSSLPSPLSPDMLPYATLEDAEAALGRSLTAVEALWLRYSARMPDYLLYCHNILFLLVIFSLAPLPLTLIELCLPAAVSPYKLQPKVRLPAASFFRCYKDVMRVFIFIVGPLQLSSYPTVKLVGIRTGLPLPSLWEVAAQLGVYFLVEDYGNYWIHRLMHGKWGYEKIHHVHHEFTAPIGFAAPYAHWAEVLLLGIPSFVGPAIAPCHMITFWIWIALRQLEAIETHSGYDFPLSPTKFIPFYGGAEYHDYHHYVGGQSQSNFASVFTYCDYIYGTDKGYRYHKACLTKLKEQQGNGRLNGEVNGFINYGQKSE, from the exons ATGCGTAATTCTTTCTCCCTCGCAACTGAAGATATTCCACTCCCCACGATTTCGGTACATATACAACCCGTCACCTCCCTCACCTCCGGCTCCTTTCCGCCACCGTCACTACCTCCACCTCCCCCTTTGATAGGAGAAGCGGAGGTCCTAAAAGCGCGATCTTTCCTGATAATTCCAACATTCCCGGGGGCGGGGGTCCCTCTCGCGGATCTCGCTCTCGCCGACTTGTCTTCTCTACCTTCTCCGCTGTCGCCGGACATGTTGCCGTACGCGACGTTGGAGGATGCGGAGGCGGCGCTAGGGCGGAGCCTCACCGCCGTGGAGGCTCTATGGTTACGCTATTCCGCCCGGATGCCCGACTACCTCCTCTACTGCCACAATATCCTCTTCCTGCTCGTCATCTTCAGCCTCGCCCCCCTCCCGCTTACCTTGATCGAGCTCTGCCTCCCCGCCGCCGTCTCCCCCTACAAGCTCCAGCCCAAGGTCCGCCTCCCGGCCGCCTCCTTCTTCCGATGCTACAAGGATGTCATGCGCGTCTTCATCTTCATCGTCGGCCCGCTCCAACTCTCCTCCTACCCAACCGTGAAG CTTGTGGGGATACGGACCGGGTTGCCGCTGCCGTCGTTGTGGGAGGTGGCAGCGCAGCTGGGGGTGTATTTCTTGGTGGAAGACTACGGCAACTACTGGATCCACCGGCTGATGCACGGCAAGTGGGGGTACGAGAAGATCCACCACGTCCACCACGAATTCACCGCGCCCATCGGCTTTGCCGCTCCCTACGCGCACTGGGCGGAGGTTCTCCTCCTCGGGATCCCCTCCTTCGTTGGGCCGGCCATCGCCCCCTGCCACATGATCACCTTCTGGATCTGGATCGCCCTCCGCCAGCTTGAGGCCATCGAAACCCACAGCGG ATATGACTTTCCTTTAAGTCCCACAAAGTTTATCCCCTTCTATGGAGGAGCAGAGTATCATGATTATCATCACTATGTTGGAGGACAAAGCCAAAGTAACTTTGCTTCCGTGTTCACCTACTGTGATTACATATATGGGACCGACAAG GGATACAGATACCACAAGGCATGCCTAACAAAG TTGAAGGAGCAGCAGGGAAATGGTCGCCTGAATGGGGAAGTTAATGGTTTCATCAACTACGGCCAGAAATCTGAGTAG